The following is a genomic window from Phaseolus vulgaris cultivar G19833 chromosome 6, P. vulgaris v2.0, whole genome shotgun sequence.
tctAAAAGTGCTCCTGTTGAAAACCTTGAGTCCTTTAATAGAGTATTGTTCCCAGTTTTGCATATCTCCCTCCTCTTTTGATATGAATTTGTCTCCTCTAAACTAAAGTACTTTGCaatctttaaatgattttaaatcAATGGTTGATTTTGTTTGTATATCTTTAGTAGTTTTATATGGATTAAATATAGTAGGGATGtagatttcattttttaatcataagcgttaaaataatatttttatgatatttttagaggttaatatattatcttttataaaaaattatttagttaatatttaaagtagtaCATGAAGGTTATATTTACTCCTTCATATATACAGAAATAAGATACAAATTTCACACATGACaataattaatatgaatttttatttttgagacAAAAAGAATATATCGTGTATCCCTAACttctatatattattttaattttgtgtctATTCAAACTCTAAACAATTCATTAATTactattacaaagtggactttaagtctaactcaactccataaaactgactcatagggttgaggtttgcacccacttatataccatgaaagactctaatctctagtcgatgtgggatctccaacacaccccttacgccgagactatatattatgggtggtccgatagtgGCCCGATAACGGGTGACACGATAGGTCCAACAAATACTCACTAGGATAGGTttgtacccacttatatacaatgaaagactctaatctctagtcgatgtaaaatctttctttttcttagaAAAATGTTTTCACACCTATTATTGTGTCACACAGTTGGCACTCCCAGCACATGTGACgatgaaaaaaaagtaataaaaaaagaaaaaaaaatgagatttttattttctcttgttTACTATGGTTTAAATACTCATACGATGAAAAAGAGAGATATGTAAAAACAGAAGTAATTTGGTCTTTTAAATACAACAAAATGTGTCCTTCTCTTttggaaaaatattatttgacaattaaaaaagtatgaatttaagaataattttttttttcaagttattAATAACCAAGAAAAGgaaagtaacatttttttttgctttcttacctttttcactttcttaaagataattggtaaaaaaattaaaaaaataaagacttcatcttattttcattgttttgttttcaaatGACGAAGATCCTTTCCACTCTTCTCATCATGATGAGTTTGGTTAATCTGACAAATATTAGTTTATCTTAtttctcatttatttttatttaattaaatgtttttaatttgacTTTATTTCTCATTAATTTtactcattattttttatttcacccATCATATTTCTCTTCTCTGAATTGTGAATATTCCATACATACCCTTTTGCCACATCTGTAAAGACATGATTGGAAGAGTAGAGTGTAGCAAAGCATCTACCTACATCTTGACTTCTATGTTGTCTGCTCCCATCAAACAATGAATTCTTGAACTCATCCCCATCCTCACTGTCACAACACAACCTAAGACCTAACCCACCCTTCTCATCACTCCTACCAtgcttatatttttatctaCATAAATCTTAACCTATcctttcaaaatattatttaaacaatttttgttttattttttaataattaatttacaaaTCATTATGTGTATcacatttttaattaagtttctTGAAAGTAATTAAAGTTACGTAAGTGGTCGAGAAGAACTTTACACACACTATTTGAAGGTTGAACACGGATCAAACATTTAAAGATAAATATCGTGTTAAGACCATTAAACGAAATATATATGTACAAAATCTTCTTTTAATCACAATATTAACTCAAAAAATCGTGTCATATACTGACCCACCTGATATTCGTATGAATACACGTTTACGtatataaaacaataattaatactCCAATCActatatacaaaattataaattctgACTTTAACGTGTCTTTTGTAGGTACTCCACCTCTGACTGAGATCgaaaattgtaataaaaaatcaaactaTCAACAATTGTTTGAGAGACAACTCTTTTTTCTATAACAATATATTGTAAATATAGAGAGatcaaagaaagaaagaataagaataagagtgcattaatattaaaaatgcaGTACAATATGTATGGAAAGTAAACTAAAAGCACATTAGAGAATAATGAGTAGAGTGATGatgaaataagaaaaagaagtatGCAATAATTTTGAAGTGCATGGGAAGAGGTCATAGGTCCCTCTTGACATGATACAATAATTACATGGTGGCAGTTTGGGGTACGTCAGAGTTCACGAGCCTTTGTGATTGAATATGAACATTTCACACACACAGCATGGCATGTCTAAAATGGTGGTCGGAAGCATGCAGCATAAAATGGTGGAATCTATGCAAAGATATCTACTGTTGTTGCTTTTGTCATTTAGCTTCCGTTGTAGGGTGCTCAAGGTGTGCCAAAATAAGTGTAGAAAACAATGCCTCTCATTTCCACTCACATGGGACCCTTCAACATCCTTTATCCTTTTTAAACAATAATGCTCACCCCAACCCCAAATTCTACTCAAACAAATATCTCCTTATGTTCATATATTCCAAATAATTAAACATTATTCACACTCTCAAATATATGCTTTTCTTTTCCAAATCAAGAGGTCTCATTTTACATTTAGTTCATTCATTAATTCTCACAAGCCTCACTAGTGTCAACAAATTTTGTTTCTAAGCAAAAAATGGATGAACCAAGGTTACCTTTCCTTGGTGTACTTTGCGTTTGGTGCAACTTCTTGCAAAAATCTAAAGAATCTTGACTCGGAATTATATGCCTTGGTATCCCCTAAATTCGCCACATTAGTGAAATTACGTATGGTCCATTCTATTACACcaaaaacttaataaaatagTAAGAAATTTTGATGAGTTTGTAGAAGGATAATTGATGAAAGAGTTAAAAAATGAGAGCACCGAAACCATGGTCTAGAAAAACCTATGTAGTATAAAGTATTAAGAAGAGTACACTGCTCCAcatgaatataataaaattcaGGCACCATCTTTCTGCTGCCGTCGCCTTCACGAGTCCTTCATTTCTGCACCTTTTTCTCATCACATCACTCTCTCGTCCTCGGCTATAGGGATTCTTCTTTGACTTCAATAACACCCCTTTCTAGtttaatatatacaaaataatgCATCAGAACACACAAATTTGTTGCTAACCACTACACGCAAGTGTATCATATGCAAGAGGCAACACCCCTAATTTATTCCATCATACAATACTAGCTTCACTCTCACGTAATCACTTTCACATGACACTAACAAAACACACCAACAACGCCCCCAATCTACTACTCTATTATGTATATTTTGTCTCTACAAGTGTCATATTAAAGTTCATAAAATTTGTTCTGTAAATTCAGTTTGTAAAATGCTTAACATGATTGTTTTAATAAGATTTTATCTTTCTCAAAATTATCTGCAAAATATTCAGTATCTGGTATAGTTTTTTGGAACAAAAATATGTTACAGAGTGTAtctaaaatacatatatatcCACCCACCCACAGAAAACAGACACCCTTCAAGTCCAAACCTTTGAGCCAAAACCAAACACCCTTTTGGCCACTCTTCACAATGCCAACCCAACCTGACTCACCCAACACGTTGACCCAAATGTTTCAGAACATCTTCTCAGACAACAGTAACATTATGCTTGCAGCCATCATTTCCCTTCTCCTTGTCATCCTTTTTGTCCTCCTTCTCCACCTCTATGCCAAATGGTTCCTTGCTCAGGCACAGGCTCAGGCACACGCCCGCCGTCGACGCCGCCGCCGACGAACGACGGTGACTGTCTCCGACGTCCTTGGCCCGGCAAGGTTCCACCACTTCCACGGCTTCAACATAGAAGACTCCTCACCCCTCTCAACCAAAGGCCTTGATTCTTCCACCATCAGAGCAATTCCTCTCTTCATCTATGAGCATAACAGGGCCAATGAagatgaagaacttgattgtGTGATTTGTTTGAGTGCCTTTGAGGGTGGTGAAGTGGGAAGGTGTTTGCCAAAGTGTGGCCATGGTTTTCATGTGGAGTGCATTGACATGTGGTTGAGTTCACACTCCAATTGTCCTATTTGTAGAGCCCCCATTGTAGTAAATGTTGTTGAGAGTGATTCTTCTCAGGTTGTGTCTTCAAGAGATCATGGTGATGAATATGGTGGTTCTGATTTTGAGATTGTGATTGATGCTGGTTCTGATGAGAGTAGAGAGAGTGAGACCGGGAGTGGTAATGGTAATGGTAATGGCAACGTAGGAGCAAGAACAAGTGTTTCTGTGTCAGAAACTTCTTTCTCATTTTTTGGGTGCTCTTTGGAGAGAATGCTTGGCAAGGTTTTCCCATCCACTAATTAatgtaaattaattaatcacttgcttgagaTGTATATTCTGCAAGATTTACCATGAAATGAGGATCATCAACTACAGTTCTGTACAGGTTTCTCTGTTTCATCCCTCTCAGAAATTATTCTAGGCCTTGAAGCTgtcaaaagttttttttcttcatgtttTTGACTGCTTTTTTCTGCATTTCACCATGTTATACTATTAAATAGGTTGTTGAATTTCATTAAGAGCATGTTTGGAACACTGACCTCACTTCATATTTACTAAAAATGTCAAATCATAACAAGCTTAGTGCATGTTTAGGTTATTGTAAAAATTCTTGCAACACACATCCCAATGTACGCTTAAAGCATAAATTAAGATTGGGTTTTTTCTGAAAATGTAAATCTGGAGCCTCAGCATATTTAGTCAAACAGTTTTAAATGATGCAAAAACTACTTCTTGTTGCTTTTCTTTGACAGTGGACTATCTGAGTTGCAGAAGAAACTCCAACATGAAACatcatttgtatttttatttagatttgTTCTATGTGATACATTACAAAAACTTGTACAAATTTAATTTGATCTTAATTATTGTTTCTTAAACCATACTGAAAACTTGTACAAGGAACACCTATTGATAATTAGCCAACTAAGTTATTTAGagctctcaattttttttttatggggTAAGTTGAGCTGGCTGGTACTACCTGCATGCTTACATCATAGGTCAGTTAACTTTCACTGCTTAAGAAATCTTTTTGCTTAGACTAAATCCATGGCAATCTATGAGCATCACTTTATGCTGCATTGTATTTAAGAGCAATGCAGCTAGGAACTAGCAACCACACTCTATTGCTTCTTTTGAACATAGTAGAGGAGGAAAGTAACAAAGGTTCACACTAGGGTAGGTGCATAAACCAAAGGAAAAAGACAAAAGACAGTACTTACTAATTAAGCACTTAACTGTgctgcatatatatatatagacacaCCTTTTATCAGCAATTGATTGTCCTGAAGACTAGAGTTGTGTTGTTTTCTGTCACTATCCTCTAGTCCAAAAAATGTGGCTCGGTTCATCATTCTGTCCTATATCATTTATTCAACAATTTAAACCAAATTAGTTCAgataatttgaatttgaatttaacTTTGTTTCAAGAGTCATGAATAATTAGTCATAATAACCTTGTCATTGTGTTTTAAGCAGAGAGTATAAAGTAGTCTTACTCATTTCTATACAGACAACTGTGTGCACTGTACAGGCTTTGATGATTTGTTGTCAGTGTTTGATTTGTTTGAATAGTTGTACAAGAAGCCAAGGGTGGAGAGGGTCAAACAAACTGTGTATTAAAAATGATGTATGCTTCACACAATTTAATGCACACCTCGGCCTGACCCAGAGAAAAATGTTTGGTCAATACTGCATACAGAAAACAGAACATGACTATATATACATTCACAGTTGGCTTCTTCTGCCCATGCTTTTCCCTTTCATAGCTACACTGTTTTCATATCcaaatatatgttttaaaatatttttagttttgcaAGATAATTgacttttatttttccttttcttttttttatatctctaactctcttttttttaatttttgttaaataattttttatttatttttgaaaaatatttttctttgattttcattcTTACAAATTCTgaagttgttattttttttcttacatataACATTCATATTCACgttaatctaatttttttaggattttttttaattattaaaatagacaaagttttaaaaattaataaaattggtAAATCATATTACATATTCAGATTTCAACTAATTTTACTGAAGTCGTGTTGTATATATAACTTCAATTGAAAACTAATTACATTTTAGTTGTATTATcttcacataatttttttacaataaatcGTGTCAATTTTTGACACGATTTATTcgttttgataattttttaaaatttaatcattttataattaacatataaaattatcttattttaataaaataaaaaatcaatctttGAGAAGTATTTTCAACCGTAATAATCTCACTTTAAGTTAAACACGTAACGAGTGTTATATGAGGAAATGGAATAAAAATGACAAATTTcagtgaaataaaaaaatataaagagatcAGAACGTACTTATTTCACAGtgaataaaatcaaatttaaactgtttatatgttttcattataaattaaacttGATGTGAATCTAGAATGGTGTgacatgtatttattttaatttgtgaaaaaaaaattaccctTCAAAgctgttttagtttttatagtATTTACTCATTAGTGATGGAAAGATGGTTGACTAAATTCGATGATGGGTTGGGGTTGGATCTTGAATATGTGGTTTTTTCCTTCAATGCATTTAATGGTGTATGGCCATGCCAACAACACATCACTAATTAATCTCACCCAGATgccaaaaatatttaatataacacTCTAAGTTCTATTTTATCTATTCTTAAGCACTAATCAAATATAATACACTATGCagtattatataatataacatcttgataaaaaaaaactataatataCTGTGatacaatattattataatataataagatATATTTATACTTTGCAAAGGAGTGTAAAAAAATTCTGTGTTAGTTACTTTTAGTTCCATTATCAAGTACTCTTCACCAAATTTTCACAAGTCTCTTTGAatatactttttataaaaaaaatttgaaaaaaaaatataataagcttctcaaaaagttaaaattaatttataaataagctAGTTTCTACAAATTATCTGGTTcattttcttaacttttttaaaactacttttttttttttataaaatggagCTCATCCAAATattcttataataaaatttagtagtgaatttttttatagattgaatttcacttttgctctttaattatttcaaaatatcaaGAAAGAAATGGAATTAcataaattgatttataattGTTCTAGTACAGGTATCTAATATCAATTAGAGTTAATGTTAAAagaagtttatatatatatatatatattttaatctatagaaatgtattttaaaaataaaattgtaacataacaccaacttttttaaaatagagAATATCTTCCCAACATGCATATGAGATGAACActcttaaaaaatattctaacaATAACATCAAATTAGACATGAAAACATTTCAATTTGTGTATTATCATACTATTATAAAATGCTACAATTATATCACTTGGTtgttttctaaaattgttttttactaGATGTTATTTTACCAATTAAAAtagaattatattattttatgccATTATCAATATTCTatatacaaaacaaaaataaaagactGTAATTTTCTACCttaataattgtttatttatgGAAGTAtgattttaaattctaaaaaaattatttcagatAGGACAATTCCTccctttctattttatttcttaaaaaatccTGAAACAATTTTAGGCTACTGATTGCTAGTTAATTTCTCATCTAAAAAATCTatctataattataaaattaagagaAAGTATATTTTTAGTCTGAATACTTAcgataaaattgatttttgattttgtcatatttttaaatttattttttagtctctTAACCTTGAGAGACATTTAGCCACTATTTAACTTTGGAGTAGTAAAAAACCGCAATTTCTAATCATGAAAAGCAATTATTAAAAATTGGAAGACTTAATTCATCCACTTAAAAGTAGAggaattgaaataaattttaagaaaaaatatattaaaacatattatttttctaaaattaatcatTTGATAAAATCCTGTccaaaattgttaaataattatttggTTAAATAAGTCAACGATGCTGTAACTCATGTCGGGGCCTTGGTTGAAAAAGCAACTGCAGTATGGGACCCAAAGTCGTGAATGAGAGTTGAAGTTTTTGGGCCTCTTTTTAATTGGGATGGGCctcttttattttactttttactttgtttgttcttttgtattgtttagtttcatttttagttgttattattaaaaagtagaattaaaatttaacctaattctaacaaattgatttataaaatgagaattatatttatataaattataaaatatcctAATTTCTAATGGATATAGAAACTTTAACATCTTTTCACACCTAAATTACGTATGAGATTACATGTTATAAATTATACTATAACAATCTGATAAAAGATAATTTCACATAAATTCTAACTCACTTTATTACCATACATTGATTATAAATATTTCAGCAAAAAAAGTCCCCTTCAGAGTCAGTCACGTCAAGTATATAAATACAATGTTAGAAAAAATATGTAGTAATTATTATGGAAATTAAGTCCTGTCCCTACTATGAGATTTctttaatgagaaaaaaaaaaggttaggTTTGAATAGACTCATCCACAATAATTTTTATAGGCAAAAAACTAATTCTTTataattaacttaaaaattattttagttacaAAATTTGTATAACTTTTTATATGGTGtccttttaattttaacttaggagtataaattaattttgtaaaaatattttttatatattttattcttttgaaaaacttatttaaactaGTCCTAGAATTCAATTGAAGTACCTCAGTGTGATATATTTGTCTCTTCTTTAGAAAGATGTAGTGTTGGAGAAGATTAGAAAGATTTAGTAAGAAGAAATGAgggaaaatattattattatttgttgagATTTTGTCTGACATGGAGTGAGGCCCTGCAGAGAGGACAAGAAGGGTGTGCAGTGAGCCACAAGTTTAAGCAGTGAGAATGAAAGACATGTTTACATTGAATCAAGACCTTCAAGTTTTCATTACCTTGGAAAAGACTCAAACATATGCaacattcttcttccttctgaAAACCAAGCATGGTGGTTGAAGATGGTAGCATGATGTTGTTTGTTAGCTCAATTCCAACCCAATGAAGATCGGGTGGGGGAGAGAGCACTGTGGTTGGTGTGGAGCTTCTTCCATGACGTGAGAAACAACGGCGACAGAAGTGGATGCAGAAGAAGAGCGAAGGAACAAAGATGAGAACAGCAAAAAAAAGGAGCAACAAGAACAAGGATTGGTGATAGGAGTGAAAAAAGGTTGAAGCATTGAGGTTGTTGTGAAAGTGCATTTGAATCAAGTGTTGTTGTTGAGAGGACATGTTTGGTAAGAGATTGAGGTGTGTATGAGAATAGTGAAATGAGATGAATGGTGAAATTAATAGTGTAAGATGAAATTAATACTGTAAGGTGCTTGTCAGCATTTCTGATCATATATCTCTATCTTACCAGATAGGAAAATACCATCTTCTATTCTaccttcaaaaaaattaaacataattcAAGAACatacttcttcttttttttaggttttttcacttcaaaataattttaaaactaaaatcttaataattaactatagtttataaattttattaataataaaaactaaaataaatattttcttaatatgtaaaatagtatagtcaataattaattatttttttccctaaaatttatttttatttaatgttttttttgttaatttaattatttatctaatataggtttttatttaatgattaatttattcttttttattacaaatttaatatatatagaaTGAGTAAtttagaatgaatttattttagtCAAAGAGTATTCTTGAATTTGGATTTTAAGTATATAATTAGGTTAAATATATTGAGAGAAAATTTGTTACTcgtaataattttatttgatttagaataaaaatgtcttttaatatatatatataatcctaTCTTATAATAAATTAAGCAGGTAAAATAACtatctttaaataaattaagagacctaaatttatgtgtatgttagaaatttaaagatttatataagtaaataaataatataaaatataatatgacCCTGCTTGGTGGTTTATcgtattttatttgtttaaatagGTTAACTTATTTGATGTGAAAGATTTATTAGTAAATAGTAATACTactatttttctcattttttgaAGTTTTACTTTTAAATGGGAAGTTGAATTAAATactttctaaaaaatataaaatattaagcaGTACAATTTTATAAGAAACTTTCTGAAAAGAGTTtagtagttttttaaaaaaattaagttctTATCTCTTTCCGCATTGCTGTCTTTCTCTGTATTCATTCTCATCTCTTTCCCCTCTCTTTTTGAAGAACATATCTttgttcttgttctttcaatttcACATGGCTTTAActaaatgtattttatttaaaaaacggGCTTAGTCTATTCAATACTTTAAATAGGttattgaaatttaaataaattattattttattataatataatattttattttaaaaagtgatTGTAAAgtgtttgtttttattatttgtagtttcaaacaaactttattattcaaaatttgagtttaaataactcataatattaatattaaatgataattaattattttttaggaGTTTATATGTTATGAAAAATTTGAATGCAGTTAGtactttttatgtttatttttacattattatgGAATATTTTATATGAATGCATCATTTAAATATTAAGCATTTTGAAGGCTtgattgtttaatttattttaaataaaatattcaattgattagataaacattttaaaaaattgcatGGATGAGAAAATTACCAGTGTATATTACATGGAGAATTAAATTtcgtttttaaatttatatatatatatatatatatatatatatatatatatatatataatgctaTGTATGGGCATGTGGGGCTATTAGAAATTTGGTATTGGATGAGGCATGGCATGGGTTGGTGTGGTTGCATGATACTAAAGCTAATTTTAATTGACTGCATGATAGTAGTTGGTGGATATTTGTTTTAATGCTATttatttactaatattttatatcattCTTCTTGGAAAAAATGTTTGAATTAGGGTTTGATATTTAATGGTtggaaatattaattattactaaatatatatatttattttattcttgaacatatatttaTAAGAATAATTGTGTATATGAATTTCGTGTTGACATAATTTatgagttaatttttttattaaggaagaattttgtatattatatttaattaattatcttaaaataaaatttatcttagACTGATCTGTGTTGGATTTACAAatgacaataataataataattattattacatatTGTTTGATATTTAGAAAAATGATCATATAGATGCTTTTACTCCAAATTTGTTTCAAGGCTACACAGAAATTTTAGAGtcaagaaataaagaaaaaagtacgaaagatgataaataaaaagtaaaaaaataaaaataatgaaaataaattaacatattAAAGTTTCAACATAAACGTGGAAAAATTtgtgtataaaaataaaaatcagttatattttaagatataattaattatatttttttacataatttattatattgtagatatatttataaaatttatgcaaaactatgtcaaataattaattagattaaaaatataataattatgtttggcatgtcattaatatttttcttactaTTTATATTTGTAGCCACTTAGAAAATTAATTGAAATGAgacttaaatatttataattaagtttatataaaattatttatttatgttctaTTTTCAAATTACTCATGTTCACTGTTAGAATTATACGCTTTGATAATTGATAAAGGAGTTGAATTTgtctgaaaaatattttttcttccaaaggcattattcataaaataaaacttgCATAGAAACACCGGAACAAAATGGTATTGTAAAACGCAAACATCAACATATTCTCAATGTAACATGTGTTTTGCTTAATCAACCAAGGAGGTCCACTCGGATTAGGAGAACTCCAACCTACCTTAAAGAATTTCATACATACTTGTCATCAACACATACTATAAGTTCTAAGTACCCCATTAATAATTTGTGTCATATCATGTTTTATCTTCTAATTTTAAACAcactattgttttttttttcttcctccatTGAACCCCATAACTATAAGGATGCCTCCAAACATGACGGTTGGAAATAGGCAATGGCAGATGAACTTGCTACTCTTTCTACCAACAACACATGGACACTTGTGCCTCTTCCTTCGGGAAAGAAATCTGTTGGATGTCGTTGGGTGTACAAGGTAAAACACAAATTAGACGACACCATTGATTGCTACAAAGAACGCCTCGTCGCAAAAGGCTACACACAACTTGAAGGTCTAGACTTTCTCGACACCTTCGCTCATGTTGCCAAGCAGACCACCCTGCGCCTACTTCTTGCCCT
Proteins encoded in this region:
- the LOC137831483 gene encoding RING-H2 finger protein ATL63 translates to MLQSVSKIHIYPPTHRKQTPFKSKPLSQNQTPFWPLFTMPTQPDSPNTLTQMFQNIFSDNSNIMLAAIISLLLVILFVLLLHLYAKWFLAQAQAQAHARRRRRRRRTTVTVSDVLGPARFHHFHGFNIEDSSPLSTKGLDSSTIRAIPLFIYEHNRANEDEELDCVICLSAFEGGEVGRCLPKCGHGFHVECIDMWLSSHSNCPICRAPIVVNVVESDSSQVVSSRDHGDEYGGSDFEIVIDAGSDESRESETGSGNGNGNGNVGARTSVSVSETSFSFFGCSLERMLGKVFPSTN